In Montipora foliosa isolate CH-2021 chromosome 9, ASM3666993v2, whole genome shotgun sequence, the DNA window AAGACTCTTACACAAGCCTTCTGTAAGTATCTTACAAAAGCCTTGTGTAAAACTCTTACACAAGCCTTGTGTAAGACTCTTACACAAGCCTTCTCTTAGTATCTTGCACAAGCCTTCTGCACGTATCTTACACCAGCTTACACAAGGTTTCTGCTTCTTTCTTATCTTCCTGTAAGGACTCTCTCACAAACCTCCTGTAAGGACTCTTCATCCTTTAATAAGCTTTATTACGCGTTCAGTCAGTATTTTAACAAAAGCCTTCCGAAAGTCATACACAAAAGACAAAGCCAGTCGACAAATTTACATAATCCTTTTAAAATTGGGCGTTCTTAAGAAGGACTTTTTTTGATGagctattttaatttaatttcgtCATTCAGTTACACAACAACTAAACTAGGGTAATTTTGGTGCAGTTGAATATATAAGGTGTTGTATATTAAATTCTGTTACTGTTTGTATGTAAGGTTCTGTTCCCAGCTGCTGAGAATGATCCGCTTTATTTAACACGCGCGCATTGCAAATTaacttcaatccgatcttacggtttcAAAAAATTTTATCAATTGAATTTTCCTGTCACGTGTGGTACcttttgaaagcgttagctgtctaatttacgaatatcatagaattaagtcaccatagtttaagtccgctaagaaaatcgagaacgcgttgaccaagtcaggaatatgttacttggtgactgtagtctgcgataTTTCAGTCATTGTGTACATGGCGGGTTCAAAACTTTTTATTcgacgcttgattcaagttttcctttcatgtttccATGATCAGCTTTACGATTCTTTTTCGACTTACGTTTTCCTACTACGCTCACTTCCTtgaagtcacgttcgtccacaaaatgtatatacgcgtttttctcaacatcctccgccatttttgtttgatggtatatcgcgaacgacgcgaatcgtTGCgtggaattcgctcagctgtcaacattggtaaaaatggggacatgtgattggctatcagtttaccctcgtgggaataccggatctcgcaggagatctaaaaataacttaagaaggattacgatgggaatagcgccaatatgagggatcacttttcttaccttcataatctcttgattCCATTCATTTCTTTAGACTGGTTTCAGCCTAACATATTTGTGCGAGCTCGGGCTTTACTGGGGGGTGTCTAGAAAACGCAGACCTAGAAAACGGAGACCTAGAAAACACAGACTTAGAAAACGTAGATCTAGAAAATAACGATTTGTTGTTAGTAACATTATTTCGTAACTCTTTAATTAAACAGTGTTTTGCAGGCGTATAAAGCAATCTAGCGGACCTAGGAGGAAACAACCTCCCTTCAGCAAAGAATACAAAGAAGTACTATTACATCAGGCAGAAAAATTGCATCATGAGTAGATTTCCTTATTCTAACAGCAAATGTTTAGAAATACCCGATGAAGTGAGGGCCGACCTAAACGAAGCGCCCAAAACAATCACTAAGGAAGAACTCGGCCATTCACGTTAACTGTTTACTAACGTGTACATCGCGTGAGTCATGGCATCTCTTGTGCATAGCAACTTAGTAAACTAGAGGAACTTCGTTTAACTACTTAGTGAACTGGACAACACTAAGCAGTCTTGGTAAAGCCAAATGAAAGCTCACATACGGCTTGGTTACGTTTATACCGTTGGATTTATCATATAGCATTTTTTTACCCATTAGTACCCATAACCGGTTCAGTCGTTGTTGACGTGTTACTCGCGAAAACAGGTGAAATTGTATTTTAGTTAGAAAAATTAAAACGCCGTTTCAATTTTTCTAGCCAAAATACAATTTCGGTCGTCGCAAGCACGAGTAAGGCGATTCTATGAATTCTAGCATAAATATTTTGTTAACTGTACCTTAACTGAAAAATGGCAGAAAACCAACCAGTCTGGAAAAAATGGCAGTAAAAGGGAGTTGATATTATTGAtgtttagttcttattaaccgagcgggaggtttGTATGGGAGAATCatgaccgaacgcagtgaggtctgtaccagcgaccgaggtcaagattctcccatacagaccgacctagctcggttaataagatgtttattatatggccaaacaagaacaatttaattcgtttaatgtaactggtttgtactaactgacattttgcttgcgaacagcgatgagtggcgatgagctgaacttaattctgtcaaagtttgctcgtcatcctctcttttgtcatcatactgtttggcacttccataaataaatattggtagacgaaaatactcaatatttttgcattttagtttgcatcttttcactgcaaaacattacctgtctagatgccggtctagatgggaaaatctagaccgcggtcaatatcgattttagccaatcaaattcgtgaattttgtagttcccagtcctcatgagacagagccatataataatatcgTATATTAACCGGTAGGAAATCGTTATTTAGTGccactgatgagtaaaagaGTTAGGGTTAGTGCCACTGAATAAACGGTACTTTTGTCTAACTACATTATTCCCACGATTTCCCTATGgttatcatgatattatcaccCTATATCTACCCTATAGCCATAATTTGCTAGAAGATAATATTTCATCAGACTAAAAATAAACCATTTCTAGCGATCTAACGACATGTTTTCAACACATGTTTTGAGGCTCATCATTCACATAAATCACAGAGGCAAAAAGTCATTACATTATTCGTCACTCAACTCAGTTGGTGAGAATTTAGTACGTAATAGTGATTGCAAACGAAATGTTACTTTCTAGGTCTGCGTTTTCAAGGTCTGTGCCGTTTCTAGGTCTGTGTTTTCTAGACACCCTTTCCTGGGGGTGAGACTTATTCGAGGAACTGTAGACCGCGGAACTGCGGAACCTTGAGAAATGACTGTTTTTATATTGAAATCCCATgataaaaataggtccgcaatgcgtacttgtgtGGGATTTCATCACACAACTGACTGAGTCTCTAACGACTGTTCGTTAATTGACTTGACAATGTCCACAGTTCTCAGGAAACAAGCGACAATTAAATGTCCAAACTTGTTTAGTTGCCTCGCCTGTTCGGCAATGTTCATCACTCCCCATGCATTACTGGCCAATCAGATTAACCATCCACCCAAGCTCCGTACCGACTTGGTGGCTTTCGTTGCCTGGATGGTCTCCCACGAACACTGGAAACTGCTTCAGGTACGACTTGTACAGTCAACCCCACTGTTTGACGGCTGATCTCCTCTGGGTAATTGTCATCTGCAGTAGAAGTTGACAAATCCGAGTGAGGTTCATGTTCCCTCACTTCACCAGGCTGGTCACTGTTATCTACCCCAATGCAATCAGCATTCTGAGATCCTGAAGAAACATCATCCTCTTCTCCCACCGTTGATTCTCGTTAACCGGAGCCGACTGTCCGTCTTCAACAAAGACTAGAGAATCTACATCTGATGCCtctctctcctctcctctcGGATTCGATAATTGCGTCTGCCTTCTTGGAATCAATCTCTCCATTGGGGGTCCCAGGTAAGGCTTTAATCGGTCTGAATGAACAACCTTCGGCTTGGCCTTCCTGCTCTTCTGGATTTGGTACACTAAATCAGACAACACTGATATTACCAAATAAGACCCCTCCCAAGGGCAGTCAAGTTTGGAATTTCTCCATTTCTTTCTCTGAACATTGAGCAGCCAAACAGAATCACCAATAACAAATGGTCTGGCAGCAAGGCGTTTGTCATAACTCCGTTTCTGGCGCATGGCTGCCTTGCTGAAATGTCGTCCAGCCAAATCATGAGCATTGGCCAGTCTCTTTTCAACAGCTTGGGCATAGTCCGTTTTGAGTGGTGGTGCATCGGGAGATGCCTCGGTTATGGCATCCAAAGGAACTTCCAGTTCTCTACCCAGCATTAAGAGATTAGGCGAAACCCCTCTTGACTCATGAAAAGCACCTCGATAGGCCATCATCCAAGCTGACAGCTGAAGATCCCAGTCCTTCGATCTGATCTTCCCTGATCTTCccacgcaacatttcaacgagGATCCTATTGAAGCGTTCCACCTGTCCATCGGACTGGGGGTGCATAAGGGTAATGTGAGTTTTCTCGATGTCTAACAGCTTGCAAATTTCAGTAAAGACCCTTGATTCAAAGTTAATTCCTTGGTCACTATGGAGTTCTCGGGGTACGCCAAAGCGACAAATGAACTCGGTCACCAACTTCTCAACAACAGTAGTGGCCTCCTCGTTTGGTTAGCTCCCAGTCCATTTGGTGAAGTAATCACTAACCACCAGTATAAACCTGTTCTTCCGAGGAGTTTCTGCGTTGCATGGGAGCTCCTACCACGTACTGTTGTAAAGGAGCGCGACGCCTCCTTCCGCACGTTTTCTTTGATCCGAAAACAGGGCAACTGGCGACTCATGAAAAATTTAAGCTACACTAAGTTCATTCACTCATCACCTCTAGGACCAATTTACTTACCAATACATTACATGTACTTGCTAATAATTGATgtatttttgttgatatttcctactatcaatttcaacctagcTTAAAATAAGATGACCTAGCTTGAAGTTAAAGttaacctgaatttaaatttaactgtagCAGCTTCTTAAAAGAAGTCCAGCAACGCAGAGGGCAAAGAAAGATAACACAGTTTCTTACTGCAAAACTCGGAGATCCGTAAACATTGGTATGATTATTTATAGTATTTTAttgcaggggcggatccaggaatttttgatagggggggggggggggggccaaaCCTTGACTCAGAAAAACACTTCAGAAACTTTTTTCATATTAGTGGCAAAATAGAATGGCTCTCCATCAAAAAACAAGTCAACCAGTTGAGTAATAATAGGCGATCCTGCAGATGCGAGAATTTTAGATTCAAAtaagtagtaaaaaaaaaaatccgacCCTCCCCCTGGATCCGCCACGGTATTGTGGGTTTTACTTTGATTTATCACTATACacaaggtaaatatccaccactattcacctccacctcggtgaataattgttaattagcattATGTAAACactaaattacaattaagataCAACTAAAATTATTCGAAATCAGATCATTTAATATATATGAGTTGTAAAAGGACGTGCTATCGGCAACGGCTTACAATAAAACTGTCTCTAAAACGATTGGTTTTAAAACGCGGGACTTGGAACTTGCCAGTGCGATTTTTCCGTGTTCGCAAAGTGCCAAGGTAAGGTGGCGGAAGTAGTGAATAAAGCttgtgattattgttattacttaTCTCTTGAAACATTGAGTTACCAATCGCCTCTCTCCTGTCATACAAGGTAGGTATGTTAAAAATTTCTAAAGCCTGTCTATAAGATAAATCATCAGTGCTTATTATACGTATTGCTCGCTTCTGCAGGCGTTCTATATTGCGGTAGAGCGGTATGAAAGACTGGACAGGCATACTCTGCAACTGGGCGTATGCAAGTGGTGTAGAAACAAGAGAAGGTCATTAGTTGGCACTTTCGCGAGCTTTAATTGCCTAAGAGAGTAGAGACGTACTGCGACTTTCTTACACTCATTTCTACGTGCACATTCCACTTCAAATCATTCGATATCATAACACCTACAGGCTTTAAAGTATTCTCTGACTTTGTGAATGATATTCTAAGTTccttcaagagaaaatgaggggacagagaaggaggctcccggtccagcccttgggatatgtcatgtccacgaaagttatttttagacgagcggaagtcttccgagacgtccgcatgcaggccaacctcggtccgatgtttgacaGAAAacatatattcatcagccttccacgtgcgccatcattttctcttttcactaagaacctgagagcgaggcaagactgcatgcggacatctcagaagacagacttccgctagaacaaagacttccgctcgtctaaaaataactttcgtggacataacatatccccggccaacgccttgagcctccctctctgtcccctcattttctcttggttcctTGCACTTCGACTCATTCAACTGGAAACCATCAGCTCGAGACTTTGTAACAAATTCATCAACGCGCGACTGCATCGAGCTGGTTCCGTTCTTTTCCACACACTCAGtgaggtgattatttcaaaaaagagaaaaaaaaaacatttcaacgcgaaatcatcttcacttacggtggcaaaacgactactggcagccattttgtccgtcgaggtgattatcggctgataatccgagatagcggagagcgcgcgattttgtataatcacctgtgtatttatactaattaagcattattcactccctacggagtgaataatgcttgatccaaacaaaacaaaatggccgccgtaaaCTCgtcagcatttatgaatcggaaatattgagaatacaagatgatgctgtgctacagaagacaaagaaggccacaaaacTTGTCCTGGAAggtttcaaaggtaagagaagagttcatacttttgccaaccagtgtttgatttcgtttttccagataattattgctgaaaattaagcAATCTttacgccaacaatttgtttcactcggagtaatttctcttgtagggctggtcgcccaccaaaacgaatttcttagtgaaatcgaggaattcaaaaaatgtttaagaaagttccacacGGTTGCAAGGAGACAAGACAGGTCactttacaacaaactaacgctcacctcaattagagccaccatttcatgtggatcctttaccaactgcactttcaatttccatttcaaatgaacctcaaaaactttgatcgaacggtgaaaatgttttaaaaatcaGACTTTcaatttagattgctgatttaaacggtgctaaatgaccattttgctgtgtGTGACGAGGATTtaaacgaaggttatttagatttgccatgtttgaagcttctgtaaacactttcgcgcatgctttgtgccgcttgcacgttttccacgcatgaattgagacgccaattaaatcgactttttATGGTTTTTTCTGCtattgttgttgagatcacttcttgagtatatactaattaacaattattcttttcaatctcggtgaaaagtggcagaatatttacctcgccgctttgcggctcggtaaatattctactactattcacctcgatttcaaagaataattgttaattattagaAATAACCAGGGGCCAGCACAGCACGCCATTCCGATACACAATCGCAACTCAATTTCACCCTTTGCCTTCTATTCGTTAGGAAATCCAAGATCCCGCACATAATCGATTCAGGAAAGTCATACGAGAGCTTTTGGGCTAGGACATGGTGATCAATTAAGTCAAAGGCTTTACCAAAGTCAAACAGTACGGCTCTCGTAGTAGCCCCATTTCCGTCAGTCGATTCGAACCAGGAGTGCAACATACTAATAAGCGCATGCGTAGTAGAACATTTATTTACGGCCCCAAATTGTTGAGAATCAATCCTCTCCAGCACAGCAGCTTTCACGTAAGTGTCAACCACATAATCTTCAGACATCTTTTACAAAATGGGGGTTAGTGAAATAGGGCGTAAGTGCTTATTTACTTCACGGACGGGCTTTTGCTTTGCCATGAGGACTATATCTGCGTGCTTTCATGATGATGGCAGGCGTCCTTCACGGTACGAGTAGTTCACTATGCCAGATACCGGACCAGCTAAAATATCTGCGTGTTCCTTTAACAACTATCCTGGGATGTTGTGTGGACCATTGGCTTTGCACGGGTTCAACTTTGATAGTTTCTTGCGAACTGACTGAATCGACACAACAAGGGCGTTTTCGGAGTAGTTACTCAAAGTAGAGCACGGAAAAGCAGCAGGGAGCGGTGTCAAGCAGTGCATTGGCGATAAGAAAGCCTCATTGATGATGTTAGCTAGGCTGATTTGGTCAATACCCACTAAGTTTTTTCACTTCTTTCCACCACTTGGATGGTTTACATTTCTTCAGATGTTCCACCTTGGCTTGGTAATAATTTGCGCGGCACATCTTTCGCTTGGGATTAACGCGATTTCTCAACTCACGAAACATTTGGTCGTCACCATGCGATAAGGCACTTTGCCACTTTTGTAGCAAGTTCTTCAAGGATGATGTTATCCAAAGTGGTTCGGTTGAATGTACTTTGCGCTTGCGCATAGGCATAACATGGTCAAGAACAGTCTTAATAATTTGTCCCAAAAGCGAGGTTTTGCCGTCACAACTGTCTGCCGAGTTGAGTATACAATCCAAATCCACTGATTCTAGATACGTGCGCATTGCTAggcgctgatttatgcgcatacaaattgcccttgttgcctcgttcaagataaaatattcttttggattttaagcttaagaacgaggcatcaagggctaatttgaataaaaacaaaagaatatttaaatggcggccatggaataaggtgtatatccCTGGACTGAACAGTGGTTGTAGAGCTATTGGACTTTATCCTCACCTTCGGGTTGAACTTCTATAGACATGTGGGTTGGGGTTTCGTAGTGGTCTTGAAGTTTGGTGAGGACTAAGTCGAGCGTTCTTTCTCCTCGCGTCGGAAAATTCACTATTTGCTTTAAATTGTAGTTGTTCCTAAGCCCTGTGGTTTGTAGCCTGTTAAAGTTTCCCACTAAACAAAGGCCACACTTGGAATACCGTGTTTCGATAGCTATAGATAACAAACACCTCTCTAACTATACTCTAAAAAAACAGAGTCATTAGCGCTTGGCGGGTGATagaaccacaggtaacccaggctcactgtgtgcgtcacgtaggtattaaaatatggAGAACacatgaggcgaagtttaggtctgaaaatttgctagaaaatggtaataaaaatcgataaaacttaccatgtggtgagctgttgttgtctttaatacgtacacaaagtttcggggaaaatggtccccattcaccttccttcataatgtagtgacaaggtaggagacggaagccagcgtcgggactccgatcgacccaaagcaagcacgattttttccgcgaaaatcaaatccagtcgctaataaacacgccaggttcgtggaataggaatttctctaaaccatgaatccactgaagcatctccaggtagcaacgcggagccaccagactccgtaaaacttgtaagttaacctgctaaaatggcggccagaaagcgtggtactcacgaagtgcccaattcaaaatggcactgaactctggacgcctggtgacgagtataataagtctccctcgagggaggggagtcccaaattgctaaaaacaaaactcactgagcaatttgggactcccctccctcgagggagacttattatactcgtcaccaggcgtccagagttcagcgccattttgaattgggcacttcgtgagtaccacgctttctggccgccattttagcaggttaacttacaagttttacggagtctggtggctccgcgttgctacctggagatgcttcagtggattcatggtttagagaaattcctattccacgaacctggcgtgtttatttagcgactggatttaattttcgcggaaaaaatcgtgcttgttttgggtcgatcggagtcccgacgctggcttccgtctcctaccttgtcactatattatgaaggaaggtgaacggggaccattttccccgaaacttcgtgtacgtattaaagacaacaacagctcaccacatggtaagttttatcgatttttattaccattttctagcaaattttcagacctaaacttcgcctcatatgttctctatattttaatacctacgtgacgcacacagtgagcctgggttacctgtgatagAACGTTCCAAGAAGAATAGAGCTGTATCCCCTTGGGAGAAGAGTAGGAGTAATTTGAATCCATAACGCCTCACAAGAATGGTCTTCTAAATCGTTTTCAATTGTAAACTTTATCGTATTCTTGATATACACGCACACACCGCCATGTTCTGTCTCTCTTCTGTCCTTGCGGATCATATTGTAGCTCTCCAGCGCAACCACATTGTCATGAATTTGGCTTTTAAGCCACGACTCCGAAATACAAACAAGATCTAAATTAGCATACTTGACAACATGGCGCAGCTCATCCACTTTGGAAGCCAAGGACATGACATTCGAGACAAATAAAGATGGTACATGAGCCGTCGGTGAACCCTTTCTTTTTGCATCTTTAGGGACTGCTGTAATTTGAATGCTAACTTTCGGTGTTGAAACAATAAC includes these proteins:
- the LOC137971917 gene encoding uncharacterized protein; this translates as MDRWNASIGSSLKCCVGRSGKIRSKDWDLQLSAWMMAYRGAFHESRGVSPNLLMLGRELEVPLDAITEASPDAPPLKTDYAQAVEKRLANAHDLAGRHFSKAAMRQKRSYDKRLAARPFVIGDSVWLLNVQRKKWRNSKLDCPWEGSYLVISVLSDLVYQIQKSRKAKPKVVHSDRLKPYLGPPMERLIPRRQTQLSNPRGEEREASDVDSLVFVEDGQSAPVNENQRWEKRMMFLQDLRMLIALG